Proteins from a single region of Synergistaceae bacterium:
- a CDS encoding TIGR03936 family radical SAM-associated protein: protein MTRIRLIYSKRGGACFVPHIALAQMFSRSASRAGLSLEMTQGFSPRPKISFGPELPAGVVALNEPADMYFSDAPENIIPLMNDALPEGFSISRAIFPPEGSPNLGKLCKAAEYLIRTTNNADISGMAASFWADSVILAENDSGWLRIIVSDPAQNPIGGLIRHLIGQNVISGWHEVNAVRVAVGQYDSGSVKL, encoded by the coding sequence ATGACACGGATACGCCTGATATACTCAAAGCGCGGGGGGGCATGTTTCGTCCCTCATATAGCACTGGCGCAGATGTTCTCACGCTCTGCCTCACGCGCAGGACTCTCCCTCGAAATGACGCAGGGCTTCTCGCCCCGCCCGAAAATCTCATTCGGCCCGGAGCTTCCCGCAGGAGTCGTTGCCCTCAATGAGCCGGCTGACATGTATTTTTCTGACGCTCCCGAAAATATTATCCCCCTCATGAATGACGCTCTCCCGGAAGGTTTTTCCATTTCACGCGCAATTTTCCCCCCGGAAGGCTCGCCTAATCTCGGAAAACTCTGCAAGGCCGCCGAATATCTCATCCGTACCACGAATAACGCTGACATTTCCGGCATGGCCGCAAGTTTCTGGGCGGACTCGGTCATTCTCGCGGAAAATGATTCCGGCTGGCTCCGTATCATCGTCTCAGACCCCGCGCAGAATCCCATAGGCGGACTCATTCGTCATCTCATCGGGCAGAATGTCATATCGGGGTGGCATGAGGTGAACGCTGTGCGAGTCGCGGTCGGGCAATATGATTCAGGGAGCGTGAAATTATGA